Genomic window (Kwoniella botswanensis chromosome 1, complete sequence):
ACACATCACACCCATCACACCCATCACACCAAAAAGGGACCCCACAATCCCCAAGACATTCATTATTTGTTCAACATTCGAATCGTAATCGTCATTGACACATGATCACCGGTAACGGGTATCAAACATGAGTATGACGGGGTCTGTCTTAGACTGTCCTAGTAGTGTAGTGCTGGTACCGCACTCAGCAGTCTCACTCCTCTTGGTAAGCCATACAGCAAACCTAAGTATCGAACATTCCCGATGGTCTGGCTCATGCTATGATCGTAGCCGGTTATCACAAGCCATCGAGATGCCGTGCACCCAACTTTATTGACTGTATGAGTGTCACAATGTCGAGTGTTGGTACTGCGGATCTTCAGCACGACCAATCATGCGGAAGAGATCGGTAATCCTGTGTGAACGACGTCGACACGTACATCTCTGGTCTTGTCTGATAGATTCATAGATTTGAGCCCCGAACAAGGGGTAGGGGTCCCTCTCGGGTTGCAATTGTGTAAACACAACTTGATCGGTTGAAATCGGTATGGAATAATCGTTCATACATGTCATACGTAGATCGACTGAACTTGGCAgtccctttcttttctcatGTAAATTCACACAGACACAGAACACTATTTCTGTTTTTCTTGGCAAAGATGTTGTCACTAGGATGCAGTCACTCAATCGACATACAATCCGAGTAAACCCTATGAGTACCGGCTGTTCTACGTTCTACGTTTTATGTTCTGTGTTCTGTGTTTTGTGTTCTGTGTTCTGTAAACTGAGAGTCTAGATCTCAAATGCATCAACCACCACATTTTCGCTGTCTTGATTTGGAGAGATGGGATGGAGTAAATGATCGATCCGGTTAAGATCTATAACCATCGCATCccaactcatcatctcatgtGAGCCAGAAATGGATTTTTCACCGGCCATTGACCATTCTTACCATTCTATCGGTTCAGGCGTTTGCTATATAcgtgatggtgatggtgaacGTTTAGTATAAGGTGTGTCAGTACTCGTATCTAAATTTGGAAACGGGGAATAACCAATCAATGGTACCGAAAACGTACCGATCCCTTGGTCAAAGATTCCAGCTCAATAGCCTACTACTACTACGTATATTCAACGGTACCTTACGTTAGGTTGTACAGTCCAGTGATCGTGTCCATGTTCCGTTAAGTTCGGTAGGAGTTACATGCAGTACATCAAGGTTCTCTGCAAACAAAAGGAAAAAAAGAAATCTGAAAACAACTTCTGTATAGTGTATCTGATGTGGTAATGGAAAGACCAGATGGAGATTGAGATAAAAGAAATCCTCAAGTGAGAAAAGCTATCGGAAGAATGACATCCAACATTTGAAAAGGATCGGAacattcaacatcttctgATAATTACGCCGGGACTACCACATCTTTGTTATCGCCTCCAATCAAATGATCGTCGTACTAGTTATCTGTTCAGGTTGATTCGACGAATCTGCcatttcgatatcttctcCATTCCCGACTCCAttgccattcccattcacctcAGCCGCATTTGTGATGGTTTCAGTTGTGGTTGAAACTGGGACAGGTATAGCCGATGAGGTTGAATTAGAAGGTGGTACGGATGAAGCCCAATTTTCAATATTGATCCCTCCAACAGCTCCGTTCGTACTAGTACTAGACGTGCCAAGTCCATTCACCTGAGCGCCAGTACCAGTCGTAGGAGCGATCGGAGGTGATTTAGATCGCCTTTTCTTATGAACTGACCCGGAGGCCGATCCCGATCCATTACTATTCTTATAACTCTGACGGTGTTTTCTTCCTCCCgttccttcatcttccgaatcaCTCAATGAATTTTCGTTTTGTTTCTCTTTATCCCATAATCTCATCGGACGACGgacttctttatcttctgTATCTTCAAGTTcgttatcatcttcatcgtcatgtCGCAGTTTCGGTACGTCTAatggaaaaacaaaaacGACATTATTTAGTCGGGACCTTTGAAAGGAAATATCGTTGGGGGAAGAATGCAAAATCCCACTTACCCTGCAAAGGCACACTGGGAGCTGCGTTCTTATCTCTCAAAACTTCAAATAcagcttctttgactttctgtAGGTATTCGGGTGTATTATGGTCGGTCATGTTACTCGGTCGAACGTCGAGCTCGTACGTCGGTCCGTAGTATTCCCAGTACTCGTTATTGGGTATATCTGAGAGAAATGCAATACGTCAGTCATGATTTTTTTCGTTATACAAGCTTCATGAGCCAAGTACATGACCATATCCCGCACTGTGATAGTACAACGCCGTCCAGTCttaaggaggaagaaaatcACATGGATCAAAGGGGGTAGGGTATCTGCAAATCTCCCACAGAAAAGCCCAAAAGAGaaacactcactcttctgCAATTCCACCCCGGCCGCCAACCCAGTCTCATAAGCCCAAGTCCTACTAACGCTTTTGACCGtatatccaccaccaccaagtAAGAGTAGAGGTAAATGGAACGATTTGACGAATTGGACACAGGCGGCATGACCTTTCATCGACAAGTTGAATGAACCTAATCTATCACCTGATAAGGAATCGGATCCGCACTGAAGGACAATCGCTCCGGGTTGATACCATTCTATCACTCGTTTGATCACCTATCACAATCGCGCGACGTTTTAATTTATCACTTTTGACGATAAATAGAAATAAGGATTGCACTCACAGGTTGGAATATATCCTGATAATTCTGATCATTTATACCATCTCTCAATGGGACATTCACCGCATaaccttttcctttccctaTACCATTATCTCTCACTTCACCTGTCCCAGGGAAAAACTCGCCGTATTTGTGGAACGAACAAGTCATGACTCTATCGGTGGTGTAGAAAGCTTCTTCGACACCATCTCCGTGATGCACGTCTATATCGATGTATAAGACTCTTTGGTGGTATCTGCAACCAAACAAAGGTCAGCATCGATGTATAATCTCACCTAACATATAAAATGATCTTGCACtgcatgactcacctcagcaATTCCAATATACCAAGTACGATATCTGCAATGTTGTAGGGATCAGCTTGATGTCCCTTTTGGAAAGATTACAACAAAGCTGACTGACCATTGACGTAACAGAATCCACtagcttcagctttcttagcaTGATGTAAACCACCTGCCCAATTCACCGCGATATCACATTTATCTCTTGACAATCTGGCTGCTCCCTCTATCAACATAAACATTCGACTCATCAGCTCTGAATCCTTCAATGGTCCttgggagaaggtgaatttcGAGCGGAGCATACCCATAGATCCTCCAGCGGAGATTGAGCAGTATTCGAACAACCCATCGAATATGGGACAATCGTCTCCTACGTTATCTACCAATGACACGAAATCAGCTTTTAACTCATACCCAGTATACGATGGAGTAGGAATGATGGAGGAAGGATCCTCACATTTGACCTGTTCCTTTGCGAACTGCTGAGCGTTATCTGGATTTATACGATGTAAGAAATCCACATATTCGTCGGTATGGAATTGTGACATCTCTCTTTTCGTAGCTGGTTTGGCTCTCTACATGTACACGATCATCAGAGACAAATTACTATCGTTAGCTCATACCAATGGAAAGAGTGGATGTAGTCGACTTGACTTACGAAAATCTCCATTTTCTTGTACAGACCATAATTCATTACTAGGGAATGACACATCCTGATTCGTGTGGGTTTCATCGGATGCCCTATCGCGTCATAACTCATATCTTCAGCTCTTGTCTGAATTGAATGACAGTGCGGTTATGCAAAACTTACCAGGTCCATAGTGATAGTTCCCAATG
Coding sequences:
- a CDS encoding histone deacetylase RPD3, translating into MEPILGESKRRVCYFFDSDIGNYHYGPGHPMKPTRIRMCHSLVMNYGLYKKMEIFRAKPATKREMSQFHTDEYVDFLHRINPDNAQQFAKEQVKYNVGDDCPIFDGLFEYCSISAGGSMEGAARLSRDKCDIAVNWAGGLHHAKKAEASGFCYVNDIVLGILELLRYHQRVLYIDIDVHHGDGVEEAFYTTDRVMTCSFHKYGEFFPGTGEVRDNGIGKGKGYAVNVPLRDGINDQNYQDIFQPVIKRVIEWYQPGAIVLQCGSDSLSGDRLGSFNLSMKGHAACVQFVKSFHLPLLLLGGGGYTVKSVSRTWAYETGLAAGVELQKNIPNNEYWEYYGPTYELDVRPSNMTDHNTPEYLQKVKEAVFEVLRDKNAAPSVPLQDVPKLRHDDEDDNELEDTEDKEVRRPMRLWDKEKQNENSLSDSEDEGTGGRKHRQSYKNSNGSGSASGSVHKKRRSKSPPIAPTTGTGAQVNGLGTSSTSTNGAVGGINIENWASSVPPSNSTSSAIPVPVSTTTETITNAAEVNGNGNGVGNGEDIEMADSSNQPEQITSTTII